DNA sequence from the Dehalococcoidia bacterium genome:
CGAGCCAGCCAGTCACGCGCCTCGTCGCTCAGGTCGATCGTGACGCCGTGCTCGGCCAGCCGGCCTGAGACCTCGGCGAAGATGATATCGACGATCTGCCTCGTCTCCTCTTCGGAGAGCGGGTCGAACACGATGGTTTCGTCGATGCGGTTCAGGAACTCCGGCCTGAACACGCGCTTCAGAGCCTCGTCGACCGCCGCCCTCCGCTTGGCCGAGTCTGTCTCTCCATTCGCGCCCCGTAGGAAGCCTACAGCCTCTCTGATCTCGACACCCGTGCCCAGGTTGCTCGTCATGATGACCAGCGTGTTGCGGAAGTCCACCGTATGCCCCTGTCCGTCCGTCAGCCTGCCGTCTTCGAGTATCTGCAGCAGTATGTTGAATACGTCCGGGTGCGCCTTTTCGATCTCGTCGAACAGGATGACCCTGAACGGACGCCTGCGCACTGCCTCCGTAAGCTGTCCGCCCTGGTCGAACCCGACGTATCCCGGAGGCGCGCCGACCAGCCTGGACACCGTGTGTTTCTCCATGTACTCGGACATGTCCACGCGCACCATGTTCTGCTCGTCGTCGAACAGGAACTCCGCCAGTGCACGGGCCAGCTCGGTCTTGCCGACCCCAGTCGGGCCGAGGAAGATGAAGCTGCCGATTGGACGCTTCGGGTCCTTCAGTCCGGCCCTCGCCCGTCGGATGGCGTCCGAGACTGCGGTGATCGCGGCGTCCTGCCCGATGACCCGATGATGTATCCGCTCCTCCATGTGGAGCAGCTTCTCGGCCTCCGTCTCCAACAATCGGTCGACAGGAATGCCGGTCCAAGTCGCGATGAGTGTTCCGACCATCTCTGCAGTCACGACCATCGCGCTCTCAGAGTTCCCAATTCCAAATTCACTATTCACCATTCCGAGTTCTTCCTGCAGCCGCAGCCTCTCTGACTTGTGCACTGCGGCTTCCTCGTAGTCGGCGCGCTGCGACGCTGCCAGCTCTTCGTGTTCCAGCCGCTGGATCTGCGCCTCCAGTTCCACGATGTCTGAGGGCTTGGATTGCGAGTCGATGCGTAGCTTGGACGCCGCCTCGTCGATCAGGTCCACCGCCTTGTCAGGCAGCAGCCGGTCGGAGATGTACCGCTGGCTCAGCCTCACAGCCGCCTCGATTGCGTCGTCTTCGACCTTCACCTTGTGGTGTGCCTCGTACCTGGGCCGCAGTCCCTTCAGCATCTCGATGGCGACCTCGGGGTCGGGCTCTTCGACGAGCACTGGCTGGAAGCGACGCTCCAGCGCAGCGTCCCTCTCGATGTAACGGCGGTATTCGTCCTCAGTCGTGGCCCCTACCGTCTGCAGCTCGCCACGCGAGAGAGCAGGCTTCATCATGTTTGATGCGTCGATCGAGCCTTCGCCTGCTCCCGCTCCAACTACGGTGTGCAGCTCGTCGATGAACAGGATGATCTCGCCCTCGGCCTCCCGGATCTCGTCCATGACAGCCTTCAGGCGCTCCTCGAACTCGCCCCTGAACTTGGCGCCGGCAACAAGTGCGCCCATGTCGAGCGCGAGCACGCGACGGTCTCTCAGCTCCTCCGGCGCGTTGCCGGAAACGATGCACTGCGCCAGGCCCTCGGCAATTGCCGTCTTGCCGACTCCAGCCCCGCCGATGAGCACCGGGTTGTTCTTGGTGCGCCGGATGAGCGTCTGCATCACGCGTGCCACCTCGGCCTCGCGTCCGATGACCGGGTCGAGCTGACCGGTCGATGCCAGTTCGGTCAGGTCTATGCTGAACCTGTCGAGAGACCGGTAACGACTCTCAGCCCTCTGGTCTGTCACGCGGTGACTCCCACGCACCTTGTGGAGCGCCTTGTACACCCTCTCGGTGTCCACTCCGTACTGCTTGAGAATCTGGGCCAGCGGACCCTGCTGCTCCTGCGTGAGAGAGACGAGTAGGTGCTCCGCGCTGATGAAGTCGTCTCCGAGCCGGTCGGCCTCGGCCTTGGCGCGACTTAGCGTCGCCTCCGCGCGGGGAGTCATGAATATCTGTGTCGCCGGCTGCACCGACCTCGGCACACCGTCCATAACGCTGTGCAGGTTCGCACGAATTGCGTCCGTCGGTGCCTCGAGCTCCGCGAGAAGCTCCTGCGCGATGCCGTCCTTCTGCTCCAGCAGCGCCATCAGAATGTGCTCCGCGTCCCACTGCTGGTGACGATACCTGCGCACGACCTCCTGCGACTCCCGCAGCACCTCCTGCGCCTGCTCCGTGAAGTTGTCTGGTCGTAGTACCATGTCCACTACCTCTGTGTTCACGCCCTGAGCCAAAGGCATCAAGGCATAAGTTTCCGTGTCTTTATTGTAGCAATATACTTGATACAGAACAACTCAATTATGGTGCAGTTCTACCGTATCTTCTGAATCCCCCCTCGGCCACCAGCTCAACAGGCATCACGCCCACACGGACCTCGCGCTCCAGTGGGCGTGTGTTTGACATGGGTTATTGGGCTCTGTGACCGGTGCTGGGAGTTTGGCAATAGATAGTGACCCCGACGGGGTCAGAACGGGTAGGTGCGAAAGTTGGTTGGCTGTTGGACGTTCCAGTAGTAAGGGCTGCTGCGGTCGTCCTCTGGATAGTAGACGGGGCCGTCGTGCAGCTTGCACTTTGGGTGTCCGCAGTTAACCAGCCTGAATGAGGTCGGGATGCTTGGAGTAGGAGACCACCTCTCGTGCTCTTCCCGGGATGGTGGTGGGCCGAGGTCTTCTTCCTCTTTGGCCGCGGCAGATTCTGCCTCTTCCTTTGCTTTGGCTTTCGCCCTGGCCTTGGCCTGCTGGGCCTGCTGCTCTGCTTCTGCTTTCTCCCGGCGTTCGCGTTCGGCTTTGATCTACTTTCGGCGTTCGATCTTGGTGTCGATCATCGCGTTGAATTCGCCGAGTTCCCTGGCGACGATTGCCTCGTACTCCTCAGGGTCGAGGGAGTTCTTCCACTCGTAGAACCACTTCTCGGAGTTCTCCCATGCCTGATCGTAGGCGGAGAGATCGCGTTCATAGGGTGGGTTGTCTGGATCGGGGTCCTGTTTGGCGAGTTCGGCCTTTATGCGATCGTCTTCTTCGAGGATTGGTGTGATTAGTTCGATGAAGGCTGACCAGTCGGTGTCGTCTTCTGTGGGGGTGTCTGAACTCTGATTCGTCTGATTAGGGGATTTCTGTGATTTTGTTGGTTGGGGGCTGCGTGTAGGGGCAGGTTTGAAACCTGCCCCTACGGCTGGTTGGTGTTCCTGGTTTTCTCCCCCGTATCGGGTACGGGGCAGGCTCTCACCCCAGCCCTCTCCCGCTGGGAGAGGGGGCCCTTGCTCTGAGGAGTGGGTGGTCGTGTTTGCGTGTTTGCCGAAGCCTCTTTCGAGGAGTTCTCTGGCTGCTGAGAGCCTGTGGTGGGGCTTGAATGCCTTGAGTTGGCCTTCCATGACGTTGATCAGGAAGCGGCAGACTGTGCGTCCGTCGTCGGTGGACTCTTGGATCTTCTTTGCTAGGGCGAGGTCGAACTCTGAGTTGTCTGAGGAGCTAGAGTCTGTGCTGTGTCGGGATGGCTCGCGTGGGTTGTCGAGGATGAAGGCTATGCCCTCGTTGCGTTGTGCCAGGGCGGGTCCTCGGCAGTTGCAGCCGTACTTCGTGAGGAGCCGGGTAGCCTGGAGCCTGTGGCACATCATGAAGTCGTCGAGCTCATCGGTCATGACTTCTGTGAGGAAGTCGATGATGAGGTCGCCGTTGTCGGTTTTGGCCTGGATTCTTTGGGATAGGTCCATGTGAATGGGGAATCTTCGAATAGTGAATTAATAAGAGAACATATGTACTGTTGA
Encoded proteins:
- a CDS encoding AAA family ATPase, encoding MVLRPDNFTEQAQEVLRESQEVVRRYRHQQWDAEHILMALLEQKDGIAQELLAELEAPTDAIRANLHSVMDGVPRSVQPATQIFMTPRAEATLSRAKAEADRLGDDFISAEHLLVSLTQEQQGPLAQILKQYGVDTERVYKALHKVRGSHRVTDQRAESRYRSLDRFSIDLTELASTGQLDPVIGREAEVARVMQTLIRRTKNNPVLIGGAGVGKTAIAEGLAQCIVSGNAPEELRDRRVLALDMGALVAGAKFRGEFEERLKAVMDEIREAEGEIILFIDELHTVVGAGAGEGSIDASNMMKPALSRGELQTVGATTEDEYRRYIERDAALERRFQPVLVEEPDPEVAIEMLKGLRPRYEAHHKVKVEDDAIEAAVRLSQRYISDRLLPDKAVDLIDEAASKLRIDSQSKPSDIVELEAQIQRLEHEELAASQRADYEEAAVHKSERLRLQEELGMVNSEFGIGNSESAMVVTAEMVGTLIATWTGIPVDRLLETEAEKLLHMEERIHHRVIGQDAAITAVSDAIRRARAGLKDPKRPIGSFIFLGPTGVGKTELARALAEFLFDDEQNMVRVDMSEYMEKHTVSRLVGAPPGYVGFDQGGQLTEAVRRRPFRVILFDEIEKAHPDVFNILLQILEDGRLTDGQGHTVDFRNTLVIMTSNLGTGVEIREAVGFLRGANGETDSAKRRAAVDEALKRVFRPEFLNRIDETIVFDPLSEEETRQIVDIIFAEVSGRLAEHGVTIDLSDEARDWLAREGFDRTYGARPLRRVVQRSIENPLSRLILGGEFVSGDHIRADVAEDGGLSFEKVEEGEPVLVGV